One Myxococcus stipitatus genomic window, TCCACCAGCCGGACCTCCAGGTCGACCAGCGCCACGCCGTCGCGCACGCCGCGCGCCATCGCCCCCGCAACGCCCTTCTGGATGGCCGGCACCAGCTCCTTCGGGATGGTGCCGCCCTTCGTGTCGTCCACGAAGACGAGCCCCGCGCCGCGCGCCGCCGGAGCCACGTCCAGCACCACGCGCGCATACTGTCCGGGCCCGCCCGACTGACGGACGTGACGGTACTCCTGTCGCACGGCGCGGCGGATGGTGTCGCGGTAGGCCACCTCGGGCCGTCCCACGCGCGCCTCCACTCCGTACTCGGTCCTCAGTCGATCCACGACGACCTCCAGGTGCAGCTCACCCATGCCGGACAGCAGCACCTGGCCGCTCTCCGGGTCCACGCCCACGCGCAGCGACGGATCCTCCGCCGCCAGGCGATGCAGGCCCTCCTCCAGCTTCGGCAGCTCCGCGGGGGCGCGCGCCTCCACGGCGACCTGAACCACGGGCTCCGGGAAGCCGAGCGACTCCAGCACCAGCGGTGCCTCCGGGTCGGTCAGCGTGTCGCCCGTGCGCACGCTCTTGAGACCGAGCGCCGCCGCGATGTCTCCCGCATGAATCTCCGAGACCTCCTCCCTGCGATTGGCATGCATGAACATCAACCGTCCCACGCGCTCGCGCTTGCCGGTGGCCGCGTTGACCAGCACCGTGCCCGCGCGCAGCGTGCCCGAATAGACGCGCAGGAAGACGATGCTCCCCACGGCCTTGTCGCTCATCAGCTTGAAGACGAGCGCGGTCGGCGGCTCCTCGTCGGAGGGCGCGCGCGACGCACGCCGCGGCGTGCCTGGCACGAGCCCCTCGACCGCCGGAAGGTCCGACGGCGCCGGGAGGTAGTCGACGATGGCGTCCAGCAGCATCTGCACTCCCTTCTTCTTGAACGCCGAGCCCGCGAGCACCGGAACCAGGGTCCGCGCCAGCGTCCCCGCGCGCAGCGCGCGCACGAGGTCCTCCTCGGTGATGTCCTCCAACCGCCCGTCCACGAACTTCTCCAGCACGCGCTCGTCCACGTCCGCCGCCGCCTCGATGAGCCGGTAGCGCATCGCCTCCGCCAGCTCACGCACCTCCGGCGAGAGGGGCAGGTCCTCGCGATACGCCCCCTCGTCGCCGTCGAACAGGACCCTCCGCATCCGGACGAGGTCCACGAGTCCGTGGAACCCCGCGCCGTCCCCCAGCGGCAGCTGGACCGCCACGGGCCGGGCCCCGAGCCGCTCCTCGATGGACTCCACGCTCATCGCGAAGTCGGCCCCCACCTTGTCCATCTTGTTGATGAACGCGATGCGAGGCACGCCGTACCGGTCCGCCTGTCGCCACACCGCCTCCGACTGGGGCTCCACGCCCTGGCTCGCGTCGAACACGGCCACCGCGCCGTCGAGGACGCGCAGGGAGCGCTCCACCTCGATGGTGAAGTCCACGTGCCCGGGTGTGTCCAGGATGTTGATGCGGTGGGCCGCGCCCGCGTTGGGGCCCTGCCTCGGCGTCCAGAACGCGGTGGTGGCCGCGGAGGTGATGGTGATGCCGCGCTGCTTCTCCTGCGGCAGCCAGTCCATCTCCGTGTCACCCGCGTGCACCTCTCCGGTGGAGTGGATGCGACCGGTGAAGAACAGGACGCGCTCGGTGAGCGTCGTCTTGCCCGCGTCGATGTGCGCCATGATGCCGATGTTGCGATACCGCTCGATGCGAGTGCTGCGGGACATGAGGGACTCCCGTTCCCGTCGGGCAGCGAGGCCCACGGGTGGAATGAAATGAAGGCGCGGGTTGAGAGGGATTGCCGACAGGGAGACCCGTCACGTGCGCGCACGCGCGACACGCCGGAGGAGCACGGACGACTCGCTCAGGGACGCGTGCGGGCACACGAGGGCTCCCTCGGAGCCAGGGCGGAACCGGACTTCACGGCACACGGGAACCAGCGGACCCGTGCGCCGGAAGGACTCCGGCCCGCCTGCTCAAATGTCGAGCAGAACCTCGTGACGGGGGACGAAGCACACGTCCGCCGCCGGCGCGGACGGGCGCGCAATCAGCAGGGCGGTGAAGGAGACGGTGCTCATGATGCGTATGAGTTAAAGCAGATGAATGTGATTGTCAACTCGCCCCCCCGGCGCGCGGGCCCTTTGGCGCACACACGCAACGCCGGGCGACCTCGCGCATCAGTGCAATTCCCGCGACACGACGGCGCTGCACCAGCGGAGCACCTGCTCGCGATTGTCCGAATGCGCGTGGCCCCGGACGCGCGGCTTCCGGAGCTCGCGTGACGCGGAGGGCGCCGCCGTCTCGAGACTGGCGGGCCACGGGACGCGCTTCAGATGCTGAGGGCCCGGACGCGCGCCGCGAGGTTCTGGGTGAAGAGCCGGTAGATGCGCAGGGCCGCGGCGTCGTGCGTGTCCAGATAGTGCTGGAACCCCGCGCGGGTGATGCGCAGCGCCCGTACCACCGTGCGAGCCTTCACCCGCGCGGACACGGGCGCGTCCTGCACGAGGGAGATTTCACCGAGATAGGTCCCGGGCCCCAGCGAGTTCAGGTGCCGCGCGTCCGGCTCCGCGCCGCTGAACACGTCCACGCTCCCCTCCAGCAACACGAAGAGACCCACCCCTGGCGCCCCCTTCTCCATCAGCACCTCCCCCGCGGGGATGAGCACCTGCCGCGCCACGCGGTGCAGGTCCTTCATGTCCGCCAGCGACAGCTCGCCGAAGATGGGGATGGCCTTCAGGTAGTCGTAGCCCTTGGCCTCGCTCGACGCGTCGCTCGCGGGCAGGCGCGCGATGACGGCGTCCGCCTCGGCGTCCATTCCCAGGCGCCGCAACAGCCTCGCCTTCTCTGTCACGAGCGCGGGGTCGCTCCGCGCGCCCTCCGCGCCCCGCATCGTGTCCGCCAGCAGCGCCAGCGCCCTGCGCGTGAAGCCCTCCGCGTCCAGCAACATGCACATGCGCAGCACGGACTCCAGGTGCCGGACGTCGCCCGAGGGCACGCAGCCCAGCGCGTCCACCTCCGCGTGGGGCTGGCCCAGCTCCCGGTAGAGCAACGCCCCCTCGAAGGGCCGCCCGAGCCGGACCAGGCACCGCGCCACCGACTCGCGGGCGCCCAGCCCCCGGTAGACCTCCATGGCCCGCTCCAGCGCGCCGCCCCGCTCGAAGGCCGCCGCCGCGCGCTCC contains:
- the fusA gene encoding elongation factor G, which produces MSRSTRIERYRNIGIMAHIDAGKTTLTERVLFFTGRIHSTGEVHAGDTEMDWLPQEKQRGITITSAATTAFWTPRQGPNAGAAHRINILDTPGHVDFTIEVERSLRVLDGAVAVFDASQGVEPQSEAVWRQADRYGVPRIAFINKMDKVGADFAMSVESIEERLGARPVAVQLPLGDGAGFHGLVDLVRMRRVLFDGDEGAYREDLPLSPEVRELAEAMRYRLIEAAADVDERVLEKFVDGRLEDITEEDLVRALRAGTLARTLVPVLAGSAFKKKGVQMLLDAIVDYLPAPSDLPAVEGLVPGTPRRASRAPSDEEPPTALVFKLMSDKAVGSIVFLRVYSGTLRAGTVLVNAATGKRERVGRLMFMHANRREEVSEIHAGDIAAALGLKSVRTGDTLTDPEAPLVLESLGFPEPVVQVAVEARAPAELPKLEEGLHRLAAEDPSLRVGVDPESGQVLLSGMGELHLEVVVDRLRTEYGVEARVGRPEVAYRDTIRRAVRQEYRHVRQSGGPGQYARVVLDVAPAARGAGLVFVDDTKGGTIPKELVPAIQKGVAGAMARGVRDGVALVDLEVRLVDGDTHVRDSTPQAFSMAGSLALQEAVKSVGVRVLEPVMDVEVTTPEDYLGDVLGDLAARRGRVLGMEARGNARLVSARVPMASLFGYVTGLRGRTQGRAQASMRLGTYEPLPEALQASLTEARA
- a CDS encoding cyclic nucleotide-binding domain-containing protein, producing MARAESEAMEEGGGALHALQSLLLMESPDMAARFYEELSAAQRERLLRDAAQVSPGDRRRLAEVLRWARDFSGAAQLLQGCGADARVAELFLLDGQYVEAAEAFLRAGDVERAAAAFERGGALERAMEVYRGLGARESVARCLVRLGRPFEGALLYRELGQPHAEVDALGCVPSGDVRHLESVLRMCMLLDAEGFTRRALALLADTMRGAEGARSDPALVTEKARLLRRLGMDAEADAVIARLPASDASSEAKGYDYLKAIPIFGELSLADMKDLHRVARQVLIPAGEVLMEKGAPGVGLFVLLEGSVDVFSGAEPDARHLNSLGPGTYLGEISLVQDAPVSARVKARTVVRALRITRAGFQHYLDTHDAAALRIYRLFTQNLAARVRALSI